Below is a window of Pirellulales bacterium DNA.
CGATCACCGATTCCTGAAAACTCGCCGCCAAATCGGCAAGTTGTTGGGCAGAGAGCGATTCTGGCCGAGGCATTTCGCCGGGCGGCGCAACTTGATACCGTACGGCCGTTTTCAGACCACTAAAGCTGAAAGCAATACGATCGTGTTCGTGAATGAATGACCTTGGCAATCGGTACTGCTGGGGATTTCCACCAGCCGCGACTTGCTCGATTGAAGGCCCACCCGGATACGACAGGCCAAGCAAGCTGGCGATCTTATCGAACGCTTCTCCGGCGGCGTCATCGATCGTGCCGCCGAGTAGCGCAAATTCAATGGCGTTGTCACAACGATAAAGGCTGGTGTGCCCGCCGCTGACGACCAGCCCGACGCATGGAAACAAATCTATCGCCCCGGCAAGTTTGCACGAATAGATGTGTGCCTGCAAATGATCGATTGCCACCAACGGCTTGCCAGTCGCCAAACATAGCGCCTTGGCGGCCGATAGACCGACGATCAACGAGCCAGCCAGCCCCGGCGACGTGGCCACCGCGATGGCGTCTAACTCAGTTAGCATCGTCTCGGCCTGTCGCAACGCTTCATCGATGACCGGCAAGATGCGTTCGACATGGGCTCGCGAGGCAATCTCAGGCACCACGCCGCCGAATTTTTTGTGCAACTCATCCTGAGAGGCGACGACGGACGAAAGCACCGTCAGCGGCTCGGCAATCACCGCGGCCGCCGTTTCGTCGCAGGTAGTTTCGATGGCGAGCAATTTCATTGCAGAATTCGCCGAGCGCTATTCAGATGGTGCGAGGTGCCCGCTGTGCGGCAGTTCTCGGCGAATCTGGTGTCGTTCCCCGCCTAGGATTTCTATATGAGATCTACTTTGTACGCGTTAATTCGGACGACAGGTATTCGATCGCTTTTTGCAATTGCCGGTCGAGGAATCGCTCGCGGAACTGTTCCGATTCTTGTTGGTCGATTTTTTTGGAACTTTCCGGCAAGCTAACACCAGACTTTGCTGTGCCCTTTTCGACATCGCCAACCTTTTCGTTGGCGCTTTCATCGGCCTTTAATTTGCCGCTTGTCGACTTCCTCGGCTCCGCCGACTTTGCTTCGACGATATCGCGGCGACGACGG
It encodes the following:
- the tsaD gene encoding tRNA (adenosine(37)-N6)-threonylcarbamoyltransferase complex transferase subunit TsaD, which encodes MKLLAIETTCDETAAAVIAEPLTVLSSVVASQDELHKKFGGVVPEIASRAHVERILPVIDEALRQAETMLTELDAIAVATSPGLAGSLIVGLSAAKALCLATGKPLVAIDHLQAHIYSCKLAGAIDLFPCVGLVVSGGHTSLYRCDNAIEFALLGGTIDDAAGEAFDKIASLLGLSYPGGPSIEQVAAGGNPQQYRLPRSFIHEHDRIAFSFSGLKTAVRYQVAPPGEMPRPESLSAQQLADLAASFQESVIDCLVEKSLDALKMTRLKTLAIGGGVAANARFRARIEAECKKAGVRVFIAPRGLCTDNAAMGAIAIERLHAGLIEPLTLDVRPGLVR